Within the Mumia flava genome, the region CGACGGGCAGGGTCGTACGGTCGACTTCCGCAACGTGATCCTGATCCTCACCTCGAACCTCGGCTCGCTCTACCTCGCCGACCCGGCGCTGGACGACGAGACGAAGAACGCCAAGGTGATGGACGTGGTCCGGACGGCGTTCCGGCCGGAGTTCCTCAACCGGCTCGACGAGGTCGTGATGTTCGATCCGCTGTCGACCGACGACCTCGCGCACATCGTCGACCTGCAGGTCGCGGCCCTCGCGCAGCGGCTCGAGGCGCGGCGGATCCGCCTGACCGTCACCGACGCCGCTCGGACCTGGCTCGCCACGACCGGGTTCGACCCGACGTACGGCGCACGTCCGCTGCGGCGGCTCGTGCAGCAGGCGATCGGCGACACCCTGGCCCGCGAGCTGCTCGCCGGTGAGGTGCGCGACGGCGACGAGGTCGTCGTCGACGTCGACCCCGAGCGGGAAGGGCTCTCGGTCGCGGCAGCTCCGCGGACCTGACCCGAGGGCCGCAGGCAGGCCGTGCGGCGGAGCCGGATGCACCGCCGTACGGCCTGGCTTGCACGTCGTGATGGGATGGCCGCATGGCCGACGAGTCCACGCCACGTCCGTCCAAGGTGACGAGCGCCTGCCTGATGGCAGGAGCCGCCGCCGTGCTCGTCCTGATCCAGGTGGTCGCGACGCTGTCGGACTGGGGGTCGCTCGAGGTCAGGGAGCAGGTCGAGAGCGCGCTCGGCACCGCGCCCGTGGACGTCTCGGTGGAGGTCGCTCTGCGGTGGCTCCGCGTCGTTCTCATGGTCGCGGGTGCCCTGTCCGCCGCCGCGATCGTGCTCGCGATCTGGACGGCGAAGCGGCACCGCGGCGCTCGGATCGGCCTCACGGTGGTCGCGGCCCTGGAGACGCTGGCCTTCGCCGCGGCCGGCCTCGCCGGTCTGCTCCCGGCGCTGCTCGGCGTGCTCGTGATCGCGTTCCTGTGGAGCCGCGAGGCACGCGCGTGGTTCAGGCCCCCAGCCGCGGCGGCTGCAGGAGGCGCCGACCCGTTCGGTCAGACTCCGCCGTCGGCGCGCTCCACCGCGCCGCCCGCGACCCCCGGGCCCGATGCGTCCCGCCGGCCGTCACCGGCCGCTGCGCCGCGCGACCGGGTCGGCGTGGGGGTGCGACCCGCCGAGGAGGGCGAGGAGGTCCCACCCGCGTCGCCCCGGCCGTACGCCTCCGGTCCCGGGCAGGCGCTCCCGACCGCGCCCGAGCAACCCCCCACGCCGCAGCCTGCGCCGTACGGGCAGCAGCCGGGTCCGTACGGCCAGCAGCCCGCCGCGCAGCAGCCTGCGCCGTACGGGCAGCAGCCTGCGCCGTACGGGCAGCCCTACGGGCACGCGGCGCAGCCGCTGCGCCCGGTCGGGCGACCGCGCCCCCTCGTGGTCGCGGTGGCGATCGCTGCCGGGCTGTCTGCGCTGGTCGGCGGCGTCTTCGCGCTGAACGCCCTGGTCTACCTCGCGTCGCCGACGGAGTACGCGCGATTGATCGCCGAGCAGCCGATGATCGTCGAGGAGCGGATGCTCGAGCAGGTCTCGATGAGTGCGACGGAGTTCGCTCAGCTGCTGTTCTGGATGTCGCTGGCGCTGGGGACGCTCGCCCTGGCGGGCCTCGGGACCGCGCTGTGGACGCTGAGCGGACAACCGGTCGCGCGGATCGCGTTCACGGCGGTGACCGGCCTCGCGATCGTCGTCTCGGCGCTGGCCTTCCCGTTCGGTCTGGTGTTCGTCGCCGCCGAGGCCGCCTGTCTCGTGATGGTGTGGCGTCGCGAGGTCAGCGCGTGGTTCCGCTCACGCAGGCCCTGACCCGATCGCCCCGTCACACAAGACGATGCGGTTCGACCACCTGATGGTCGAACCGCATCGTCGTTCGTGCAGGAGGGTCGTCGGCGGGATCAGAGGTTGATCATGTGGCCCGCGATGCCGTGGACGACCTCCTGCACGGCCTCCGACAGGGTCGGGTGCGCGTGCACGTTGCGGGCGACCTCGTCGGCGGTGAGGTCCCAGCGCTGCGCGAGCGTGAGCTCGGCCAGCATCTCGGTGACCTCCGGGCCGACCATGTGGGCGCCCAGGAGCTCGTTGTAGGTGGCGTCGGCCACGAGCTTCACGAAGCCCACGGTGTCGGCGAGCCCGGGCGCCTTGCCGTTCGCGGAGAACGGGAACTTCGAGACCTTGACGTCGAAGCCCTTCTCCTTCGCCTGCTCCTCGGTGTAGCCGAACGAGGCGATCTGCGGGTGGCAGAATGTCGCGCGCGGCATCATCGCGTAGTCGAGCGGGAAGGTCTCGGCGCCACCGATGGTCTCCGACGCGACGATGCCCTGCGCCTCGGCGACGTGCGCGAGCATCAGCTTGCCGGTGACGTCGCCGATCGCGTAGATGCCGTCGACGTTGGTGCGCATGTAGTCGTCGATCTCGATCGCGCCGCGGCCGTCGAGCTTCACCCCGGCCTTGTCGAGCCCGAGGCCGTCGCTGCGCGGTGCGAAGCCGATCGCCTGGAGCACCTTGTCGGCCTCGAGCACCTCCTCCTGGGCGTCGCCGGAGTGGTTGCGCGTGACGGTGACCTTGACCTTGTCGCCGGAGTCGTCGATCGAGTCGACGCGGGTCGTCGTCAGGATGTCGATCCCGAGCTTCTTGTACGCCTTGGTGAGCTCCTTCGAGACCTCGGCGTCCTCGTTCGGGACGGCGCGGTCGAGGAACTCGACGATCGTGACCTTCGCGCCGTAGGAGCTCAGGACGTAGGCGAACTCGACGCCGATCGCGCCTGCCCCGGCGACGATCACCGACTCGGGGACGTTGTCGGAGAGGATCTGCTCCTCGTAGGTGACGACCCGCTCGGACAGGCTCGTGCCGGGGAGCAGCTTGGTGACCGACCCGGTGGCGATGATGCAGCTGCCGAAGGTGACGCGCTGGGAGCCGCCGTCGTTGAGCGCGACCTCGAGCTCCTTCTCGCCGACGAAGGCGCCGGTCCCGTGGATCTCGGTGATCTTGTTCTTCTTCATCAGGTAGTGCACGCCCTTGACCCGGCCCTCGGCCACGTCGCGGCTGCGCGAGTAGGCCTTCGAGTAGTCGAGCGACACCTCCCCGACGCTGATGCCGAACACCGACTCCGCCTCGTGGCTGATCGTGTGCGCCAGCTCGGCGTTGCGGAGCAGCGACTTGCTCGGGATGCAGCCGACGTTGAGGCAGACGCCGCCCCAGTACTTCGGCTCGATGACGGCCACGGACTGGCCCAGCTGGGCGGCGCGGACCGCGGCGACGTACCCACCCGGTCCCGCGCCGAGGACGACGACGTCGAAGTGTTCGGTCATACGTCAATCGTAGGGGCTCGCGCGAGAGGGGCCGCGTGCGCGTACGCAACTCGTCGGTAGCCCGGCGCCCGGCGTCCGACGCACTGGTGACGCACGTCACCGCGGACCCGTGCTCGCCTCGGCCACGTCGTCGCAACCGCCCGGCCCGGCGTACGGTGGAATCCATGTCCGATCCGCGAGTCATGCCGCACACGCGACCGCACGTCGTCGTCGTCGGTGGCGGTTTCGGCGGCCTCAACGCCGTCCGGAAGCTGAAGAGGGCCGACGTCGACATCACCCTGGTCGACCGGCACACCTACAACACCTTCCAGCCGCTGCTCTACCAGGTGGCGACCTCCACCCTCAATCCCGGCGACATCACGTGGTTCCTCCGCGCCGTCCATGCCGGCCAGGACAACGTGCGCTTCATCAAGGGCACGGTCGTCTCGATGGAGCACAGCACGAAGACCATCAACCTCGACGGCGGCCTCGCGCTCAGCTACGACTACCTGATCATCGCCTCGGGTGTGACGGCGAACTTCTTCGGCATCCCCGGCGCCGAGGAGTACACCCTCCCGCTGTACCGCCGCTCGCAGGCGCTGGCGGCTCGCGACAAGATGTTCGCGATCCTGGAGGACGCCGAGATCAACGGCCAGAACCAGGACTTCCGGATGATCGTCGTCGGCGGCGGCCCGACCGGTGTCGAGACCGCCGGTGCTCTGGCCGAGCTCCGCAGCCACGACCTCCCGGTGACGTACCCCGAGATCGACATCGACCGCGTCCACATCACGCTGGTCGAGATGGCTCCGCACGTGCTGAGCCCGTTCAAGCCGAAGCTGCGCGACTACACCCGCCGGGCGCTGGAGAAGCGCGGCGTCGACCTGCGCCTGGAGACCTCGGTGAAGGAGGTCAAGCCGGACGGCGTCGTCGTGAACGACGGGGACTTCATCCCGGCCGACATGGTGATCTGGGCCTCGGGCATCACGACCCACCCGGTGCTCGAGCACTGGAACGTCCCCCTCGGTCGCGGCCGCCGGATCATGATCGACGACCACCTGCGGGTGCAGGGTCTCGACGGTGTCTACGCGATCGGTGACGTCGCCGTCGAGGACGGCGAGCGTGCGCTGCCGCAGCTCGCGCAGCCGGCGATGCAGGGTGGCAAGTACGTCGCCCAGGACATCAAGGCGCGGCTGGCGGGCAAGGAGATCAAGGAGTTCCGCTACCGCGACAAGGGCACGATGGCGACGATCGGTCGGGCCTCGGCGGTCGCGGAGGCCAAGGGCCTGCCGCTGCTGACCGGCTTCATCGCGTGGGTGATCTGGACCGTCGTGCACCTCTACTTCCTGCTCGGCGGGCGCAACCGTCTGGCGACGATGATCAACCT harbors:
- a CDS encoding NAD(P)/FAD-dependent oxidoreductase, producing the protein MSDPRVMPHTRPHVVVVGGGFGGLNAVRKLKRADVDITLVDRHTYNTFQPLLYQVATSTLNPGDITWFLRAVHAGQDNVRFIKGTVVSMEHSTKTINLDGGLALSYDYLIIASGVTANFFGIPGAEEYTLPLYRRSQALAARDKMFAILEDAEINGQNQDFRMIVVGGGPTGVETAGALAELRSHDLPVTYPEIDIDRVHITLVEMAPHVLSPFKPKLRDYTRRALEKRGVDLRLETSVKEVKPDGVVVNDGDFIPADMVIWASGITTHPVLEHWNVPLGRGRRIMIDDHLRVQGLDGVYAIGDVAVEDGERALPQLAQPAMQGGKYVAQDIKARLAGKEIKEFRYRDKGTMATIGRASAVAEAKGLPLLTGFIAWVIWTVVHLYFLLGGRNRLATMINLGARYLFWGHNHNAIVGETPAVIARHAPARATLSAPQVTPAQAPAAADLAEDPEPGEGVTGLAAAQTPGATELEVEETGSSEDGESAAADEEAASEEAASEENAQR
- the lpdA gene encoding dihydrolipoyl dehydrogenase gives rise to the protein MTEHFDVVVLGAGPGGYVAAVRAAQLGQSVAVIEPKYWGGVCLNVGCIPSKSLLRNAELAHTISHEAESVFGISVGEVSLDYSKAYSRSRDVAEGRVKGVHYLMKKNKITEIHGTGAFVGEKELEVALNDGGSQRVTFGSCIIATGSVTKLLPGTSLSERVVTYEEQILSDNVPESVIVAGAGAIGVEFAYVLSSYGAKVTIVEFLDRAVPNEDAEVSKELTKAYKKLGIDILTTTRVDSIDDSGDKVKVTVTRNHSGDAQEEVLEADKVLQAIGFAPRSDGLGLDKAGVKLDGRGAIEIDDYMRTNVDGIYAIGDVTGKLMLAHVAEAQGIVASETIGGAETFPLDYAMMPRATFCHPQIASFGYTEEQAKEKGFDVKVSKFPFSANGKAPGLADTVGFVKLVADATYNELLGAHMVGPEVTEMLAELTLAQRWDLTADEVARNVHAHPTLSEAVQEVVHGIAGHMINL